The Parabacteroides sp. AD58 genome includes a window with the following:
- a CDS encoding LysO family transporter, with amino-acid sequence MLSIICIMFAGMGIGFLFRKIEWLQKTEKTISYTIFAMLFILGISVGSNPLIIQNIGQFGWQAAILAISSLFGSILAAWAVYNLFFKKGGER; translated from the coding sequence ATGCTGAGCATTATTTGTATTATGTTTGCAGGGATGGGTATTGGCTTCCTATTCCGTAAAATAGAATGGTTACAAAAGACAGAGAAAACTATCTCTTACACCATATTCGCCATGTTGTTTATCTTGGGCATATCAGTCGGTTCCAATCCGCTGATCATCCAGAACATCGGTCAGTTCGGCTGGCAGGCTGCCATCTTAGCCATTTCCAGTTTATTCGGCAGTATTCTGGCTGCCTGGGCTGTATATAACCTGTTCTTCAAGAAAGGAGGTGAAAGATGA
- a CDS encoding sigma-54-dependent transcriptional regulator, whose translation MVNKGKILVVDDNPGIRAALKILLPKYFAAVELLASPKEIHASLREFAPDVILLDMNFEADTNTGNEGLFWLSEIKQRRPQTEVVLFTAYADIALAVEGMKRGAFDFIVKPWENEKLIATLQAASDKAVANNGKGGKAGGKGQKKTGEAGPSMLWGTGAAMTAVRRTVEKIAPTDASVLITGENGTGKDVLAAEIHRLSDRGQKPMVCVDAGAITETLFESELFGHVKGAFTDAHTDHTGKMEQANGSTLFLDEIGNIPLHLQAKLLRVLQNRSVTKVGDTRSIPIDIRLICATNKNLEEMVKQGTFREDLYYRINTIHLELPPLRERSDEIVPLANLFISRYAAKYHRPVTGLTDAARQVLLANRWSGNIRELQNGIEKAVILADGDKLDAEDFSLPLSVPGEAEPAAAAETLEEVEERTIRAAMDRFGGNLTHVAKSLNISRPTLYAKLKKYNI comes from the coding sequence ATGGTGAACAAAGGAAAGATATTGGTGGTGGATGATAATCCGGGCATCCGGGCGGCATTGAAGATTTTATTGCCCAAGTATTTCGCGGCGGTGGAGTTGCTGGCTTCGCCCAAGGAAATCCATGCCTCGTTACGGGAGTTTGCGCCGGATGTCATCTTGCTGGATATGAATTTCGAGGCGGATACCAATACGGGAAATGAGGGTCTGTTCTGGCTCTCCGAAATCAAACAGCGCCGTCCGCAGACGGAAGTGGTGCTTTTTACGGCGTATGCCGACATCGCTTTGGCGGTGGAAGGCATGAAACGTGGGGCATTCGACTTTATTGTGAAGCCTTGGGAGAACGAGAAACTCATCGCTACCTTGCAGGCGGCCTCTGACAAGGCAGTAGCCAATAACGGCAAGGGTGGAAAAGCCGGCGGAAAAGGACAGAAGAAAACCGGAGAAGCCGGACCTTCGATGTTGTGGGGAACGGGAGCGGCCATGACGGCTGTCCGTCGCACGGTCGAGAAGATTGCTCCAACCGACGCGAGTGTTCTGATTACCGGCGAGAACGGAACGGGAAAAGACGTGTTGGCTGCCGAGATTCACCGCTTGTCCGACCGTGGACAGAAACCGATGGTCTGCGTGGATGCCGGTGCCATTACCGAGACCTTGTTCGAGAGTGAGTTGTTCGGACATGTGAAAGGGGCGTTTACCGATGCGCATACCGATCACACCGGGAAGATGGAACAGGCCAACGGCAGTACGCTGTTTCTCGACGAGATCGGCAATATTCCTCTGCATCTTCAGGCAAAGCTGCTGCGGGTGTTGCAGAACCGTTCGGTGACGAAGGTGGGCGATACGCGTTCAATCCCGATTGACATCCGGCTGATCTGCGCAACCAACAAGAATCTGGAAGAGATGGTGAAGCAGGGAACTTTCCGCGAGGACCTTTATTACCGCATCAATACCATCCATTTGGAACTGCCGCCCTTACGTGAGCGGTCGGATGAGATTGTTCCTCTGGCCAACCTCTTTATCTCCCGTTATGCCGCGAAGTATCATCGTCCGGTTACTGGGCTGACAGATGCCGCCCGACAAGTTCTGCTTGCCAATCGTTGGAGTGGAAATATCCGGGAGCTGCAGAACGGCATTGAAAAGGCCGTGATTCTGGCCGACGGCGATAAGCTGGATGCCGAAGATTTCTCTTTGCCTTTGTCTGTACCCGGCGAAGCAGAACCGGCAGCGGCAGCCGAAACCCTCGAAGAAGTGGAAGAACGGACCATCCGGGCAGCCATGGACCGCTTCGGAGGTAATTTGACACACGTGGCGAAATCGCTGAACATCAGTCGGCCCACCTTATATGCGAAACTGAAGAAATACAACATCTGA
- a CDS encoding sensor histidine kinase yields the protein MDTSTVILIALASALVAALISRIYSLGKIHRKLNYMLDALEDKETNFHFSEEKFWYRRFNLTLNRIHILYDRERQEIAEQEQYYGQMLDQVRTGIVVIDLSRKREGQVIYSNASARNLLGLATFSHIRQLGNIHQELENAFWEVSSAHEQRNSYYNERGKITLSLTASEAMLQAKQVKIVALNDITGEMAHNEELSWNKLIRVLTHEIMNTVTPIASLSHTLSQELDSETSARSLDWKELKLGLDTIASSSDGLIKFVNTYRSLTRVSAPVKKAFFVRELIEKVQQLTRESLHQAGAVCSYVEKSEDILLYADADQLSQVFVNLVKNALQAGATKIEITAEIDYAETVVITVSNNGRPISAESQEEIFVPFYTTKPEGTGIGLSLSRQIMRLHNGTLTLGRSDKRMTTFVLHFR from the coding sequence ATGGATACGTCGACAGTCATACTCATCGCTTTGGCATCGGCCCTGGTAGCGGCGCTGATTTCCCGTATTTATTCCCTGGGAAAAATTCACCGGAAACTGAACTACATGCTGGATGCGCTGGAAGACAAGGAAACGAATTTCCATTTCAGCGAAGAGAAGTTCTGGTACCGGCGCTTTAACCTGACGCTTAATCGGATTCACATCCTTTATGACCGCGAGCGGCAGGAGATTGCCGAACAGGAGCAATATTATGGGCAGATGCTCGACCAGGTCCGTACCGGAATTGTCGTCATCGATTTATCCCGGAAGCGGGAAGGACAGGTCATTTACAGCAATGCCTCGGCACGGAATCTGCTGGGATTGGCCACCTTCAGCCATATCCGTCAGCTGGGAAATATTCATCAGGAACTGGAGAATGCCTTTTGGGAAGTTTCGTCGGCGCACGAACAGCGGAACAGTTATTATAACGAACGGGGAAAGATCACCCTTTCCCTGACGGCTTCGGAAGCGATGTTGCAGGCAAAGCAGGTCAAGATCGTCGCCCTTAACGACATCACCGGCGAAATGGCCCACAACGAAGAGCTTTCCTGGAATAAGCTGATCCGTGTATTGACGCATGAGATCATGAATACGGTCACGCCGATTGCCTCATTGAGCCATACCTTATCCCAAGAACTCGATTCGGAAACGTCGGCCCGTTCGCTCGACTGGAAGGAATTGAAGTTAGGGTTAGACACGATTGCCAGCTCTTCCGACGGACTGATCAAGTTTGTCAATACTTATCGCAGCCTGACTCGTGTATCGGCGCCCGTCAAGAAAGCCTTTTTCGTGCGTGAACTGATCGAAAAGGTGCAGCAGCTCACTCGTGAATCCCTGCATCAGGCCGGAGCTGTCTGCTCGTACGTGGAGAAGTCAGAAGATATCCTGCTGTATGCCGATGCCGACCAGTTGTCGCAGGTGTTTGTCAACCTGGTGAAGAATGCCTTGCAGGCCGGAGCGACAAAAATAGAAATCACGGCGGAAATCGACTATGCCGAAACCGTCGTGATCACTGTATCGAATAATGGCCGCCCGATCAGTGCGGAGAGCCAGGAAGAAATCTTTGTTCCTTTTTATACCACCAAGCCGGAAGGCACCGGCATCGGATTAAGTCTTTCCCGGCAGATCATGCGTCTGCACAACGGCACACTCACACTCGGCCGCAGCGACAAGCGGATGACTACCTTCGTCCTGCACTTCCGCTGA
- a CDS encoding ABC transporter ATP-binding protein yields the protein MIKVTELSKIFRTEEIETTALNGVSFEIKKGEFVAIMGPSGCGKSTLLNILGLLDNPSSGSYELMGQEVAQLKERDRTKFRKGNIGFVFQSFNLIDELNVFENVELPLKYLNMSASERKQRVTAMLKRMNISHRAQHFPQQLSGGQQQRVAIARAVISNPNLVLADEPTGNLDSKNGKEVMDLLTELNSEGTTIVMVTHSQKDASVAQRTINLFDGRIVSDVRNEL from the coding sequence ATGATTAAAGTAACAGAACTTAGCAAGATTTTCCGTACGGAAGAAATAGAAACAACGGCGTTGAATGGTGTGTCTTTTGAAATCAAGAAAGGCGAGTTTGTAGCGATTATGGGACCTTCCGGCTGTGGTAAGTCAACCTTGTTGAATATCCTGGGCTTATTGGATAATCCTTCGAGTGGCAGTTATGAACTGATGGGACAGGAAGTGGCTCAGTTGAAGGAACGCGACCGCACCAAGTTCCGCAAAGGTAATATCGGCTTTGTATTCCAGAGCTTCAACCTGATTGACGAGCTGAATGTCTTCGAGAATGTGGAATTGCCCTTGAAGTATCTGAACATGAGTGCTTCGGAACGGAAACAACGTGTGACGGCCATGCTAAAACGGATGAATATCAGTCATCGTGCCCAGCATTTCCCGCAACAGTTATCCGGCGGACAGCAACAGCGTGTTGCCATTGCGCGGGCGGTTATATCCAATCCGAATCTGGTATTGGCCGACGAGCCGACCGGAAACCTGGATTCCAAAAACGGAAAAGAAGTAATGGACTTGCTGACGGAACTGAATTCGGAAGGAACAACGATTGTAATGGTAACGCACTCGCAGAAGGATGCTTCCGTGGCTCAGCGAACCATCAACTTGTTTGATGGGCGGATTGTCAGTGATGTCAGGAATGAATTGTAA
- a CDS encoding lysine exporter LysO family protein has translation MKNSIIVFLFFCAGCILGLSGHISLDAHHVSLYILYALMLQVGISIGSNKNLKQIIRQIRPKMLVIPLATIIGTLLFSALASLLLSRWSVFECMAVGSGFAYYSLSSILITQFKEPSIGLQLATELGTIALLSNIIREMMALLGSPLIKKYFGKLAPISAAGVNSMDVVLPAITRYSGKEMIPVAILHGILIDFSVPLFVSFFCSL, from the coding sequence ATGAAAAACAGTATTATTGTCTTTTTGTTCTTCTGCGCCGGCTGTATCTTAGGTCTCTCCGGACACATCTCGTTGGATGCTCATCACGTCTCCTTATATATTTTGTATGCCCTGATGCTTCAGGTGGGCATCAGCATCGGTTCCAACAAGAACCTGAAGCAGATTATCCGTCAGATACGTCCGAAAATGCTGGTGATTCCTTTGGCAACTATCATAGGCACACTGCTGTTCTCGGCACTGGCCAGTCTACTTTTGAGCCGATGGAGCGTATTCGAATGCATGGCTGTGGGAAGCGGCTTTGCCTATTACTCACTTTCATCCATTCTGATCACCCAGTTCAAAGAACCGTCCATCGGTTTGCAGTTGGCTACCGAATTAGGCACCATTGCCCTGTTGTCCAATATCATCCGTGAAATGATGGCCTTGTTGGGCAGTCCGCTGATAAAGAAATACTTCGGCAAGTTGGCGCCAATATCAGCTGCCGGCGTCAATTCGATGGATGTGGTTTTGCCGGCCATCACACGTTATTCCGGGAAAGAAATGATTCCGGTGGCCATCCTGCATGGTATTCTGATTGATTTCAGTGTGCCGCTTTTCGTTTCATTCTTCTGTAGTTTATAA
- a CDS encoding FtsX-like permease family protein, whose amino-acid sequence MKKRNWILKVFSLGVGLAIGCILIAKVCFESAYDNFYQDIDRIYKIMTGYSSQGNVRDYQQVSGAVAPGFKQYVPGVEYATRTTFLFESEKFYTEDKRPVSGKLVLADTSFFHVFDWKILSGNPIQVLSQPQMVMVCRSFAEKIGGIDKAVGQVIYNEDASGWKFTVGGVYEDFPENGSLDYDVLLSMESFNKRSRENWLGNDRYQGYVKLEEGIDPSSLTAAIRSMQEKNQPLEELEKNGSKIWYYLSAFDKLHTSEPQVRNMIVILSIISLVLLLISLMNYILITISEMVRRSKEIGVHKCYGAGSWDIYKMLSKETAMVLLMSLVLAAILIWAAKPLVEDLLGASLLALFIPETIAVLVGVIFLLFLVSTVVPGYLYDKIPVGVAFRNYKENKRKWKLALLWVQFTINVFLVCFMFVIAAQYDKALNDQPGYTYENVLYYNVRGVDKLQANRSIAALSSNPEVVDVERCYTLPFDYSSGNNIYLPGDDRDLFNIADQYDGTKGFFDFFEIPMLEGRVPETRQEVAVSRQFVEKMQEFTDWKDGAVGKEIQISEHSDTSAMNQGILTISGVYEDYRIGLLTRNDERPSIRFTAEPDSGYMPIILVKVKELNPETIARVQQEVQQEIEGKDVEVLSYKQVMQSMYDENRKMKDTILIGSLFSIVIAFLGLIGYIRDESQRRSKEIAIRKISGATTSEILSLFVGEMMKWVLIAAIVGNLAAYYVSGLWLEQFSEKVTVSWLYLFSADVIVALIVAVTVVINSLQITHANPVLSLKSE is encoded by the coding sequence ATGAAGAAGAGAAATTGGATATTGAAAGTCTTCTCGCTGGGTGTCGGCTTGGCGATCGGCTGCATCTTGATTGCCAAAGTCTGCTTTGAATCTGCGTATGATAACTTCTATCAGGATATCGACCGGATTTATAAGATTATGACGGGGTATTCATCTCAAGGAAATGTAAGAGACTATCAGCAAGTGAGCGGAGCTGTTGCTCCCGGATTCAAGCAGTATGTACCTGGTGTAGAATATGCAACCCGTACTACCTTCCTATTTGAGAGTGAGAAGTTCTATACGGAAGACAAACGACCGGTTTCCGGGAAGTTGGTGTTGGCGGATACATCCTTTTTCCATGTATTTGATTGGAAGATCTTGTCCGGAAATCCGATTCAGGTCTTGTCGCAGCCACAAATGGTTATGGTTTGCCGGTCTTTTGCCGAGAAAATAGGTGGCATTGATAAAGCTGTCGGACAAGTCATCTACAACGAAGATGCATCCGGATGGAAATTTACAGTGGGCGGTGTTTATGAAGATTTCCCGGAAAACGGCAGTCTGGACTATGATGTCTTGCTTTCCATGGAATCATTTAATAAAAGGAGTCGGGAGAATTGGCTGGGAAACGATCGTTATCAGGGTTATGTGAAGCTGGAAGAAGGCATAGATCCGTCTTCCTTGACAGCGGCGATCCGTTCGATGCAGGAGAAGAACCAACCTTTGGAAGAACTGGAAAAGAACGGAAGTAAGATCTGGTATTATCTTTCGGCTTTCGATAAGTTGCATACGTCCGAACCTCAGGTACGGAATATGATTGTCATACTCTCGATTATTTCATTGGTCTTGCTTCTGATATCACTGATGAACTATATTCTCATCACGATATCGGAGATGGTAAGGCGGTCGAAAGAGATTGGCGTGCATAAGTGTTATGGCGCGGGTAGTTGGGACATCTATAAGATGCTGAGTAAAGAGACAGCCATGGTCTTACTGATGTCATTGGTATTAGCGGCGATTCTGATTTGGGCAGCCAAACCTTTGGTTGAGGATTTGTTGGGAGCAAGTTTGCTGGCACTATTTATTCCCGAAACCATTGCTGTGTTGGTCGGAGTCATCTTCCTGTTGTTTCTGGTTTCTACGGTTGTTCCCGGTTATTTATATGATAAGATTCCGGTTGGTGTGGCATTCCGGAATTATAAGGAGAACAAGCGAAAATGGAAACTGGCTTTGCTGTGGGTTCAGTTTACGATCAATGTCTTCCTGGTCTGTTTTATGTTTGTCATTGCCGCCCAATACGACAAGGCGTTGAACGACCAGCCGGGCTATACGTATGAGAATGTTCTCTATTATAATGTCCGGGGCGTGGATAAATTGCAGGCGAACCGAAGCATAGCTGCTCTTTCATCGAATCCCGAAGTAGTTGATGTCGAACGTTGTTATACGCTTCCTTTTGATTACAGTTCGGGAAACAATATTTATCTGCCGGGTGATGATCGGGATTTGTTTAATATAGCCGACCAATATGATGGGACAAAAGGCTTCTTCGACTTCTTTGAGATTCCGATGCTGGAAGGACGTGTTCCGGAAACCCGACAGGAAGTAGCCGTGAGCCGGCAGTTTGTAGAGAAGATGCAGGAGTTTACCGATTGGAAAGACGGAGCTGTCGGCAAAGAAATCCAGATTTCCGAACACTCCGATACAAGTGCCATGAATCAGGGTATCCTGACGATCAGCGGTGTTTATGAAGATTATCGGATCGGATTATTGACACGTAACGACGAGCGTCCTAGTATTCGCTTCACGGCAGAGCCGGATTCCGGGTATATGCCGATTATCCTGGTGAAAGTAAAAGAACTGAATCCGGAAACGATCGCCCGTGTCCAACAGGAGGTTCAGCAGGAAATAGAAGGAAAAGATGTTGAAGTACTCTCGTATAAGCAGGTGATGCAAAGCATGTATGATGAAAACCGGAAGATGAAGGACACGATCCTGATCGGAAGTCTCTTTTCCATTGTGATCGCTTTCCTTGGTCTTATCGGATATATCCGTGACGAATCGCAGCGAAGGAGTAAGGAAATCGCTATTCGTAAGATCAGCGGTGCCACGACTTCCGAGATTTTATCTCTTTTCGTAGGCGAGATGATGAAATGGGTGTTGATAGCCGCCATTGTCGGCAACCTGGCTGCCTATTACGTTTCCGGTTTGTGGCTGGAGCAATTCTCCGAGAAAGTTACCGTTTCATGGCTTTATCTCTTCTCGGCCGATGTGATTGTTGCGCTGATTGTAGCCGTCACCGTAGTGATCAACAGTTTGCAGATCACTCATGCCAATCCGGTTCTTTCGCTGAAGAGTGAATAA
- a CDS encoding 2-amino-4-hydroxy-6-hydroxymethyldihydropteridine diphosphokinase has protein sequence MNRKEMFGNQIIIALGSNTNPRQNMERASSAIELLLPDIRWSEAVYTAPEACSNPALFLNRVGIAHTSLPVADLIRHFKQIERALGRVPENKHQGIISIDIDLLQWNSELLKPDDMQRGYIKEGIRQLSDRRV, from the coding sequence GTGAATCGTAAAGAAATGTTCGGTAATCAGATTATTATTGCATTAGGCTCCAATACAAATCCCCGTCAGAATATGGAGCGAGCAAGCAGTGCCATCGAATTGCTGTTGCCGGACATCCGATGGTCGGAAGCGGTGTATACAGCTCCGGAAGCCTGCTCAAATCCGGCTTTGTTCCTGAACCGGGTAGGCATTGCCCACACAAGTCTTCCGGTTGCCGATCTGATCCGTCACTTCAAGCAGATAGAACGGGCCTTGGGGCGCGTACCGGAAAACAAGCATCAGGGCATTATTTCCATAGACATTGATCTGCTTCAATGGAACAGTGAGCTGTTGAAGCCCGACGATATGCAACGCGGCTATATAAAAGAGGGAATCCGTCAGTTGTCAGACCGGCGTGTCTGA
- a CDS encoding glycosyltransferase family 2 protein: MISILIPTYNKVCVPLVEAMRHQAQQLQIPFEILVVDDGSAEEIQAENRRIEAWENCHYRILPQNVGPARIRNILADQAHYPYLLFMDADTMPASTTFLQSYWEQRIKGGIVCGGFIYERTKTPAMCHLRYQYGIQVEERSAEERNRQPYSQFISMCFLADKDIFQTVRFDDAMHFGYEDAWFGILLQQAAVPLKYIDNPVFHQTTDKADDYLRKIRISIQNLAAHRHRLQPYIRLLQWHQKAESLHLTRWIRLVFTWTEPRLVRNLTGTHPSLHLFAFYKLGYLCYWLNQTRRSDN; encoded by the coding sequence ATGATCTCCATCCTGATTCCTACCTATAATAAAGTATGTGTTCCGCTGGTGGAAGCCATGCGCCATCAGGCACAACAACTCCAGATTCCTTTCGAGATTCTGGTAGTCGATGATGGCTCAGCAGAAGAGATTCAGGCCGAGAACCGCCGTATCGAAGCCTGGGAAAACTGCCACTACCGGATTCTGCCCCAAAATGTAGGTCCGGCCCGTATCCGAAATATATTGGCCGATCAGGCTCATTATCCGTATCTCTTATTCATGGATGCCGATACGATGCCGGCTTCCACTACATTTCTCCAGTCATATTGGGAACAGCGCATCAAAGGCGGCATTGTGTGCGGTGGATTTATCTATGAAAGGACGAAGACGCCGGCGATGTGCCATTTACGCTATCAGTATGGCATACAGGTAGAAGAACGGTCGGCCGAAGAAAGGAACAGGCAGCCTTACAGCCAGTTCATCAGCATGTGCTTCTTGGCCGACAAGGACATCTTTCAGACTGTCCGCTTTGATGATGCCATGCACTTCGGATATGAAGATGCCTGGTTTGGCATCTTGCTCCAGCAAGCGGCTGTTCCTCTCAAGTACATAGACAATCCGGTTTTCCACCAGACCACCGACAAGGCGGACGATTATCTCCGGAAAATCCGTATTTCCATTCAGAACCTGGCTGCACACCGCCACCGGCTGCAACCTTATATCCGTCTGTTGCAATGGCATCAAAAGGCCGAAAGTCTGCATCTCACCCGGTGGATCAGACTTGTCTTCACTTGGACAGAACCCCGATTAGTCAGGAATCTGACCGGAACACATCCGTCCCTGCATCTGTTTGCCTTCTATAAATTAGGCTATCTCTGTTACTGGCTGAATCAGACACGCCGGTCTGACAACTGA
- a CDS encoding ABC transporter permease gives MEIYNNIKALFRKYPVPVSLNIVGLVMAFTAFIMIMVHVRFEWNFDRCYPKPDCIFKVDMPETSFFRSILPPGFAESIIHASAHVEAGTVFCPFVGEVYLTVTEADGKRTGYKQEANLVSPGFFDVFGLEVTEGERNALSKPNQLAIPESLAKKMFGEESPVGKPIRMESKSAYFLPLTDWQVGAVYKDLPGNTQLGNNILAPMPASLLETFGNSNFICYLRLDDPGHASSVADEFNQAFDFSRYPYLSPIHLTPLPEVYFSDAETEGHVFKLGSRMQTYLLILIAVLIVFVGMFNFTNFYISLMPSRLRGINTRKILGAEVWMLRLEQVLEVGCFVGLSSLLAVGLSLPVSEWFAASGIIQEPVTLASCRMLYIVTVCGAWLVGMAAGLYPAYFVTSFPTALLLKGNYGLTPSGRKIKSALLVLQYAIACSLLVFIAFVFLQNRMMMRSNTHFDQDQLAIVQLTREMAEKQGPWLQETLRQYAEVEDVAFATECVGGQDSYSTWGMEWKGEEVETYRIWCSPNFFDVMGIKIVEGRNFTGDTDSGYIINSFVRDHYGVGLGPISGLSNEIVGICEEVSFTSARKEKAPIVFSVESPASGYLPVVYIRLKKGFDAVTAVSHIRQAIAKMDAAYPVEVEFYDQVLNTLYQKEVRFGKTLFCFSLLAVVLSLIGVFALVIFDMYYKRKEIALRKVFGAELSDIVGLGLKPYCWFVGIGFVLALPFSWWVVSGWLENFAFRVPLTPVVFILIFILMQILTAALVFIMYATLAREVPRDSLSVE, from the coding sequence ATGGAAATATACAACAACATCAAAGCATTATTCCGGAAATATCCTGTGCCGGTTTCGCTCAACATCGTGGGCTTGGTGATGGCTTTTACGGCCTTCATCATGATCATGGTCCATGTCCGCTTTGAATGGAACTTTGACAGATGTTATCCGAAGCCGGATTGTATTTTCAAGGTGGATATGCCGGAAACTTCTTTCTTCCGTTCCATTCTTCCACCGGGCTTTGCCGAATCGATCATCCATGCTTCGGCTCATGTGGAAGCGGGCACGGTGTTTTGTCCGTTTGTGGGCGAGGTTTATCTGACCGTGACTGAAGCTGACGGGAAACGGACCGGTTACAAGCAGGAAGCCAATCTGGTAAGTCCCGGCTTTTTCGATGTCTTTGGCCTGGAAGTGACGGAAGGAGAACGGAATGCTTTGTCGAAGCCCAATCAGCTGGCGATTCCGGAAAGTCTGGCTAAAAAGATGTTTGGCGAGGAATCGCCTGTCGGCAAACCGATACGGATGGAATCCAAATCGGCTTATTTCCTGCCGTTAACGGACTGGCAAGTCGGAGCTGTCTATAAGGATCTGCCTGGAAATACGCAATTGGGGAATAATATTCTGGCTCCGATGCCGGCGTCGTTATTGGAGACCTTCGGAAACTCCAATTTTATTTGTTACCTGCGCTTGGATGATCCGGGCCATGCTTCGTCGGTGGCGGATGAGTTTAACCAGGCGTTTGATTTCTCCCGTTATCCGTATTTGAGTCCGATTCATTTGACGCCGCTTCCGGAAGTTTATTTTAGTGATGCCGAGACGGAAGGGCATGTATTCAAGTTGGGCAGCCGGATGCAGACTTATTTATTGATACTGATCGCGGTCCTGATTGTCTTCGTCGGCATGTTCAACTTTACGAACTTTTATATCTCGCTCATGCCTTCGCGGCTGCGCGGAATCAATACACGTAAGATCTTGGGTGCCGAGGTTTGGATGCTCCGCTTGGAGCAGGTGTTGGAAGTGGGTTGCTTCGTCGGACTGTCAAGTCTGCTGGCTGTAGGTCTCAGTCTGCCTGTTTCGGAATGGTTTGCCGCTTCGGGTATTATTCAGGAGCCGGTGACGCTTGCTTCTTGCCGGATGTTGTATATTGTTACGGTATGCGGAGCTTGGCTGGTTGGCATGGCGGCAGGTCTTTATCCGGCCTACTTTGTGACTTCTTTCCCGACGGCCTTATTGCTCAAGGGAAATTATGGCCTGACTCCTTCGGGTCGGAAAATCAAAAGCGCACTGCTGGTACTTCAATATGCCATCGCGTGTTCGTTGTTGGTTTTCATCGCCTTTGTTTTCTTGCAGAACCGGATGATGATGCGTTCGAATACGCACTTTGACCAGGACCAGCTGGCGATAGTCCAATTGACCCGCGAAATGGCCGAGAAGCAAGGCCCGTGGTTGCAGGAGACGCTGCGGCAATATGCGGAAGTAGAAGATGTGGCCTTTGCGACCGAATGTGTGGGCGGACAGGATTCTTATTCTACCTGGGGCATGGAATGGAAAGGAGAAGAAGTTGAAACCTATCGGATCTGGTGCTCCCCGAATTTCTTCGATGTGATGGGAATCAAAATTGTTGAAGGACGCAATTTTACCGGCGATACAGATTCGGGATATATCATCAACTCCTTTGTGCGCGACCACTACGGCGTTGGTCTTGGTCCGATTAGCGGACTCAGTAACGAGATTGTGGGCATTTGTGAGGAAGTATCCTTTACCTCGGCCCGAAAGGAGAAGGCTCCGATTGTCTTTTCGGTAGAATCGCCCGCTTCCGGCTATTTGCCCGTTGTCTATATCCGGCTGAAGAAAGGCTTTGATGCCGTAACTGCCGTGTCGCATATCCGGCAAGCGATTGCCAAAATGGATGCGGCCTATCCGGTGGAAGTCGAATTCTACGACCAGGTGTTGAATACTCTTTACCAAAAGGAAGTGCGCTTCGGGAAGACGCTCTTCTGTTTCTCTTTACTGGCCGTCGTCTTGTCGCTGATCGGTGTTTTTGCCCTGGTGATTTTCGATATGTATTACAAGCGGAAGGAAATAGCCTTGCGGAAAGTGTTTGGGGCTGAATTGAGCGATATTGTAGGATTAGGTCTCAAACCCTACTGCTGGTTTGTCGGCATTGGCTTTGTGCTGGCGCTTCCTTTCTCCTGGTGGGTGGTTTCCGGCTGGCTGGAAAACTTTGCTTTCCGCGTACCGCTCACACCGGTTGTCTTTATTTTGATATTCATCCTGATGCAAATCCTGACGGCAGCCTTGGTGTTCATCATGTATGCCACGCTTGCCCGTGAGGTGCCTAGAGATAGCCTTTCTGTTGAGTAA